CCTTTATACTCGATGTTTTCCCGGTCCATTAACTTACGGTTCCCCGCAAGAATTTCTTCATCCCTGTAATTCACCATAATCCCATGCCCGGGGATTTCCTGATAATTGGAAAGATGTCGGGTCTCGATCTCCCGGTTATAGGCCTCCACCACGGAGATTCCAATAGGATGGTTGGAATACCCTTCGGCATAGGCCGCATATTTCAGCAACTCTTCCCTTTTATTAGCATCCTCCGGCACAATGTCCCGTACCTTGAATACCCCTTCCGTTAAGGTTCCGGTTTTATCAAAAATAACGGTTTCCACATTATTCAGGGCTTCCAGATAGTTGCTGCCTTTAATTAAGATCCCTCTTTTCGAGGCGCCCCCGATCCCTCCGAAAAAGCCCAGGGGAATGGAGATTACCAAGGCGCAGGGACAGGATATTACAAGAAACACCAATCCCCGATAAATCCACTGGGAAAAAAGGGCTCCCGGAAGAACCAAAGGGGGAATGACCGCAAGGAGTAAAGCTGTGATTACCACAACCGGAGTATAGTAGCGGGCAAACTTGGTTATGAAATTCTCCGTAGGCGCCTTTCGACTGCTGGCATTTTCCACTAAATCTAAAATCTTCGATACCGTGGAGTCTTCAAACTCTTTGGTAACGTCCATGGTAAGGACTCCGTTTTTATTAATAAAACCGCTTAAAAGGGTGCTTCCTCCTTTTACTTCCCTTGGGAGGGATTCTCCGGTTAAGGCCGAGGTATCCACCGCGGAGGTTCCCTCTAATACTATCCCGTCAAGGGGCACCCGCTCTCCCGGTTTGATCATAATCCTATCCCCCACTGCCACTTCCTCGGGAGTTACCCTTCGAAGACCCTCCGGGGTTTTAAGATGGGCAAAATCCGGTCGAATATCCATCAATTCCCCAATGGATTTTCTCGAACGGTTCACGGCAATATTCTGAAAATATTCTCCCACACGGTAAAAAAGCATTACCGCTACGGCTTCGGGGTATTCCCCAATGGCAAAGGCTCCCAGGGTGGCGATACTCATTAGGAAATTCTCATCAAACACCTGGCCCCGGGCAATGTTCTTTGCCGCCCGGAGAAGAATTCCTCCCCCTACAATGATATAGCTTAGAACAAACAGTCCCAGACTGAAGTTCTCCGATAGGTTTACGATCATGGCCACGGCAAAAAGTGCCCCTCCAAAACCCAATCGGATTCGATCCTCTTTTGACTGTTCCTGTTCTTTATCATCTTTAAAGGATTTTTCTTTCCCCCTGGCTTTTTCGAACTTTTGAACCCGAACCCCCGGTTCGATGCGGTCCATTATCCTTGCGGCTTCCTTTACAATTTCCGTGATTTCCTGTTTTTCATCGATTTCCAGGGTAAGCTTTTTCGCGATAAAATCCACCCTTGCCTGTTGTACTCCCTGCAGTTTGTTGATTTGGCTTTCCATTTTCTCGGCACAGTTTCCACAACCCAGACCTTCCAGGGCCCATTCTTTTTTGATGGTGTTATGCTTCATGTCTTCTCCTCCTTCGCCCTTTTATTTTCTAGATCAGGCTTTCATTTCGTTGATATGAATTAATCCCTGATCAAAAATTTCTTTCACATGATCATCGTCCAGGGTATAATATACCACCTTTCCCTGTTTTCGATATTTTACCAACCTGGCCTGCTTTAGTACCCGCAATTGATGGGATATTGCCGATTGGCTCATATTTAACAGTACTGCGATGTCACAGACGCACATCTCTGCGGCAAAGAGAGCATATAATATTTTAATCCTTGTGGTATCTCCAAAGACTTTAAACAGCTCGGCTAAATCATACAGCCGCTCGTCTTCGGGCATATTTTCTCCCACTTCATTTACGATGTCATCATGAATAATGGTGCAGTCGCATTTTTCTATTTTGGTTTTCGAATCTTTCATGAGCTTCTCTCCTTTTCATTGTTATGTGTGAGCAAGTATTCATATGTTGATTTCATTATAGTAGCCCCTGCATCCTATGTCAACTATGTACCGTTTAAATTATTAACAAAAAACCGACCGGTTAATTTATCCGGTCGGCATTACCTAACAATTTCTCTATCATCACAGCCAAGAGGACTAACTATGCCTTTTTTTGTATTTCCAGTTCCAGTACCTTCCCTAATCGTTGTATCCCCTCTTGAATTTTATCCTCAGACATCATGGAGTAGTTCAGTCGGAAGGTATTGTCCTTACCTCCATTTGGATAGAAGGACCCCCCGGGCACAAAGGCCACCTTTTCCTCGATGGATTTTTTAAACACTTCCTTTGCATCCATTCCTTCGGGAAGCTCACACCAGGTAAATAAACCGCCTTCAGGATAGGTGTATTTTACGACTTTGGGGAAGTATTCCTTAATGGCCTCCATCATCACATCTCGCCGTTTCCGATAAACATCCTTAATCTTTTCAATATGTTCATCAATGCTGTATACTTCCATAAATTTGTTAATTTCCCGTTGGGTAAGGGTATTGGTATGAAGATCCGCCCCCTGTTTTACGAAAATATACTTTTGCAAGGCTTCTCCGTCCCCTAAGGTCCAACCCACCCGTAATCCGGGACAAAAGATTTTAGAAAAGGTTCCTAAGTAAATTACCCGTCCCTGGGTATCAAAAGACTTAACCGAGGGTGGTCTTTCCCCCTCAAATCGCAATTCTCCGTAGGGATTGTCCTCGATAACGGGAAGATCGAACTCGTTAGCCAGTTCAATTAACCTTTTCCGCCGCTCGATGGACCAGGTCCGCCCCGAAGGATTCTGGAAGTCCGGGATCACATAGATCATTTTAATATTATCCCTTTCCTTTAAGACTTTTTCCAACTCCTCCATGTTCATCCCTTCATGATCCGTATCGATTTCTACGAACTGGGGAGAATAGGATTTTAGTGCATTAATCGCCCCAAGGTAACTGGGGCTCTCGCAGAGCACCACATCCCCTTCGTTCAGAAAGACTTTCCCCGAAAAGTCCAAACCCTGTTGTGATCCGCTGGTAATCAGAATGTTATCCGCCGTGGTTTTCACGCCCACTTCTTCCATTCTTTTTGCGATTTTTTCTCTCAGTGGCAGATATCCTTCCGTACTGCTGTACTGCAGTGCTTTTTCTCCGTCTTCTTCCAATACCCGTTTGGATACGTCGACCATTTCCTTAACGGGAAATAATTCCGGTGCCGGAAGTCCTCCTGCAAAAGAGATGATTTCCGGATTTTCAATGAGTTTTAATATTTCCCGAATCTCCGAAGCCTTAAGTGCCTCCATACGTTTTGCAAATTTCATCAGCCTACCCCTCCATTTTTATTTGGATATCATTATCTTATTATTCAATGCTATTATATCATACTAATAAGTTATTCTGATTGACCCTTCCGATTCTTTCCAACAAAACCCCATTCAGATTTAAGCTGCTTTGATTTGCCTGTGTACTTTCCATTCTACAGGGTATACAAAAGTAATACAGAAAATGCACTCGGAGGGATTCCTATGTTTAAGTTAATCATTAGCAGTTTATGGGATTTTCGAAAATCCTGGAAAAATTATTTGGTTTTCAGTTTATTTTATTTGCTACTAAGCAGTTATGTACTGATCCCTTTTTTGGGCTATTTTTTAAACCGAGTCCTCCTTCTGGTAAGTTCCGGGGTTTTAATCAATTCCGCCGCTTTTTCCCTTCTCCTGGATCCCCGGGGAATTATCGGCCTTATTATACTGTCCACCTTAGCGGTGATCTTTACGGTTATTCAAGTAGGAACCTACATTGTGTTGGCTCATAAGAACAACCGTAATCAAGCTGTTCTCATTTCCGAAGGATTCATAACTTCCATCGTATCCATTAAACGGATGTTGGGTTTAGGGGCCCTTTATCTTGCCCTGCTTTTTTTTCTGATCCTCCCTATTGTGAACATCCCGATAATGCCGGAAATATCGGAGATCATCCAGTTTCCCCAGCTTCTGATGGATACCCTCATGGGAAATATTATAACCCGAAGTCTCTATTTCTTACTGATCGCTCTGTTTATTTACCTTCTTCTTCGATTAATCTTTACGCTGCACGAAGTGCTGATTGAAGATCAAAAAGTATGGACCGGAATGAAAAACAGCTTCCGATTGACAAGGAAAATCAGTTTCAATCTGCTTTTTAAGCTTCTTCTTATGAACTTAATTCTATTTTCCCTGGGAGCACTGTTTTTCACCTTGCTTTCTTCCATAACGGGTTTATTAGATATTCAGGTGAACTATATTCTACGAAATTATCTAATCACCCTAGCCAGTTTGTTAACCTATATTTATTCCCTTTTATTGATCCCCTTAAATATTATTTTTATTACCAAACTCTATGAACAGGCAAAGGGGGAGACTCCAAGGGAGGACCGGCTGAAAACCCATAACCTTTCCTTCCTTGCCAATATTGAACATAAGCTGTTTCGCTTATTGAAAAAGAAAAGAATCCTGCTGCCCGCCATGCTCTTTTTAAGTATCCTGGCCACCTTTTTTACGGGACTGTTTATCAATCAAAACACCATTTATGCCGGTCGGGACGTTGCCGTCATTTCCCACCGGGCCATTGTTCAAGAGGAGTTCGAGAATTCCCTGGAGGGTATCCGGGCCTCCATGGAGGCGGATATTGATATCATCGAATTCGATGTGATGATGACTGAGGATCAGGTTATTGTACTGCATCATGACCGCAGTTTAAGGCGAACTTTTAACCTTCCCTATCAAGTGAACGATCTGACCTACGAAGAACTCCAAAATTTAGAGATCGCTCCTCCCGAAGGCTTTCCGGATCAGGATCCCTTTCTTCCTACCCTGGATGATGCTATGGAAACCGCTTCGGGAGACGCCCATTTACTGATTGATGTAAAAACCAATGGGGATGATGAGGCCTTTGCCCGGGAACTAGTTGATATTATTGAGTATCATGGGATGGAGGAACAAGCCTATGTCCAGTCCTTTAGCAACACCTTCCTTAGCCATGTTCAAGAAATGAACCCGGAAATCATCACCGCCCAGATCATGTATTACACCCTGGGCGACCTTACCTCTTTAGATGTGGATTATTATACCGCCCACCATGGAATGTTGAGTCAAAGTTTCGTTCGACAGGCCCGACAGGACGATAAAGGAATCTGGGTTTGGACAGTGAATACGGAAGAGGCTATTCGTGAGGTTCTTCAATACGATATCGACGGTATTATTACTAATCAGCCCTTACTGGTTAAAGAGGTCCTAGGAAGAAGTGTTGAGGAGGAAGAGGGGGAACATTAATCCTAGCGTTTCCATTGATCCTCTGTCCGCCCTTATCATTATAACATTTTGACAGTCCATAACAAAGGCCCCCTGCAGATACAGGGGGCCTTTTGCTTTTAAATTCTATCCCGTTGATTTTTTAATTCAAATCGAAACGGTCCGCATTCATCACTTTATTCCAGGCCTTTACAAAGTCGTGAACAAATTTATCCTTGCCGTCTTCGCTTCCGTAGACCTCGGCGATTGCCCGAAGTTCCGAGTTGTGGCCGAAGACTAAGTCCACCCTTGTGGCCGTCCATTTCACTGCATCGGATTTCATATCCCGTCCTTCAAAAACCTCCCGATCTTCGGATTTCGGTTTCCACTTGGTCTCCAGATCCAACAGATTTACAAAGAAGTCATTGGTCAGCTTGCCGGGGGTTTCCGTGAAAACCCCATGCTTTTCCCCATTGAAGTTTGCGTCCATAGTCCGCATTCCTCCCACAAGGACGGTCATCTCCGGTGCGGTAAGACCCAGAAGCTGTGCCTTATCAACCAGCATCTCTTCCGCCTTAACCGCATATTTACCCTTCATATAGTTTCTGAATCCGTCGGCCTTCGGTTCCAGTACGTCAAAGGATTCGGCATCGGTCTGCTCTTCCGTGGCATCGGTTCTCCCCGGTGAGAAGGGGACCTTTACGTCAACACCGGCATCCTTAGCCGCTTTTTCAACACCGGCATTTCCTCCAAGGACAATCAGATCCGCTAAGGTGACCTTCTTATTGCCCGATTGCTTTTC
The window above is part of the Isachenkonia alkalipeptolytica genome. Proteins encoded here:
- a CDS encoding aminotransferase-like domain-containing protein, translated to MKFAKRMEALKASEIREILKLIENPEIISFAGGLPAPELFPVKEMVDVSKRVLEEDGEKALQYSSTEGYLPLREKIAKRMEEVGVKTTADNILITSGSQQGLDFSGKVFLNEGDVVLCESPSYLGAINALKSYSPQFVEIDTDHEGMNMEELEKVLKERDNIKMIYVIPDFQNPSGRTWSIERRKRLIELANEFDLPVIEDNPYGELRFEGERPPSVKSFDTQGRVIYLGTFSKIFCPGLRVGWTLGDGEALQKYIFVKQGADLHTNTLTQREINKFMEVYSIDEHIEKIKDVYRKRRDVMMEAIKEYFPKVVKYTYPEGGLFTWCELPEGMDAKEVFKKSIEEKVAFVPGGSFYPNGGKDNTFRLNYSMMSEDKIQEGIQRLGKVLELEIQKKA
- a CDS encoding heavy metal translocating P-type ATPase — protein: MKHNTIKKEWALEGLGCGNCAEKMESQINKLQGVQQARVDFIAKKLTLEIDEKQEITEIVKEAARIMDRIEPGVRVQKFEKARGKEKSFKDDKEQEQSKEDRIRLGFGGALFAVAMIVNLSENFSLGLFVLSYIIVGGGILLRAAKNIARGQVFDENFLMSIATLGAFAIGEYPEAVAVMLFYRVGEYFQNIAVNRSRKSIGELMDIRPDFAHLKTPEGLRRVTPEEVAVGDRIMIKPGERVPLDGIVLEGTSAVDTSALTGESLPREVKGGSTLLSGFINKNGVLTMDVTKEFEDSTVSKILDLVENASSRKAPTENFITKFARYYTPVVVITALLLAVIPPLVLPGALFSQWIYRGLVFLVISCPCALVISIPLGFFGGIGGASKRGILIKGSNYLEALNNVETVIFDKTGTLTEGVFKVRDIVPEDANKREELLKYAAYAEGYSNHPIGISVVEAYNREIETRHLSNYQEIPGHGIMVNYRDEEILAGNRKLMDRENIEYKGVKTLGTIIYIAVNQKYMGYIEIADEIKKDGKEAVDALKALGVKNTVMLTGDSKAVGEAIGRKLGIDKVYGELLPDQKVQKLEEIEGARTTKGKVLFVGDGINDAPVLARADVGVAMGGLGSDAAIEAADLVIMNDEPSKIAKAIGIGRRTRKIVWQNIILALGVKLVFLILGAMGKATLWEAVFADVGVALLAILNAMRVMQGKDD
- a CDS encoding glycerophosphoryl diester phosphodiesterase membrane domain-containing protein — encoded protein: MFKLIISSLWDFRKSWKNYLVFSLFYLLLSSYVLIPFLGYFLNRVLLLVSSGVLINSAAFSLLLDPRGIIGLIILSTLAVIFTVIQVGTYIVLAHKNNRNQAVLISEGFITSIVSIKRMLGLGALYLALLFFLILPIVNIPIMPEISEIIQFPQLLMDTLMGNIITRSLYFLLIALFIYLLLRLIFTLHEVLIEDQKVWTGMKNSFRLTRKISFNLLFKLLLMNLILFSLGALFFTLLSSITGLLDIQVNYILRNYLITLASLLTYIYSLLLIPLNIIFITKLYEQAKGETPREDRLKTHNLSFLANIEHKLFRLLKKKRILLPAMLFLSILATFFTGLFINQNTIYAGRDVAVISHRAIVQEEFENSLEGIRASMEADIDIIEFDVMMTEDQVIVLHHDRSLRRTFNLPYQVNDLTYEELQNLEIAPPEGFPDQDPFLPTLDDAMETASGDAHLLIDVKTNGDDEAFARELVDIIEYHGMEEQAYVQSFSNTFLSHVQEMNPEIITAQIMYYTLGDLTSLDVDYYTAHHGMLSQSFVRQARQDDKGIWVWTVNTEEAIREVLQYDIDGIITNQPLLVKEVLGRSVEEEEGEH
- a CDS encoding ArsR/SmtB family transcription factor, giving the protein MKDSKTKIEKCDCTIIHDDIVNEVGENMPEDERLYDLAELFKVFGDTTRIKILYALFAAEMCVCDIAVLLNMSQSAISHQLRVLKQARLVKYRKQGKVVYYTLDDDHVKEIFDQGLIHINEMKA